The Acidobacteriota bacterium sequence CACCAATGCCGGGAATCGCGACGGTGACCGAGGTGTCGCCAGACACCGGCCCCGCCGTGGGAAGCCGGTTCGTGCGCTCGATGTTGACGTGCTCGAGGCGGAGACCCGGCGTGACGGCCCAGCGTCCGGCCAGCACGCGGTGCTGCACGTAGGTCGAGTAGGCGCTGTTGGTGCGGCCGTTGTCTTCGACGACGACGCCGTCGCGCGAGGTGGGAAGCGGTCCGTTCTTCTGGATGCGTTCCTGCGTTTCCCAGTGCGCACGCACGCCGAGGTCGGTCTCGTGCTGCGCGCCGAGCCAGCGCGAAGCTACCCGCACCCGTGGGTCCACGCCCCAGGCCGTGTAGTCGCGCAGCCGGCCCTCGTTGCCGCAGGTCGTGCTCAGGTTGGCCATGCCGCCGCAGGCCGGGTCGTTGCGGTCGTTGGGACGCTGGTCGGAGTTGCTCGACTGCCGCCACCAGTCGCGGCTGAACGTCGAGCCGTACACGGCGGCCGAGAAGAGGACGTTCCCCGATACCGCCTGCACCCACGACGCGCTCAGGCCGGTCCGGTCGCCGATGAACCGATCGTTGAGGAACGGATTGCCCCGGGGCGTCGCCTGGTACTCGGCCGTGGTGAGGCCCGAGTAGGTCACCTGCGACCGTTCGCGGTAGTAGTTGGCCTTGAGCGTCAGCAGACGGCCGCTGCCGGCATCGACGACGGCCTTCACGTTGGCATCGTGCAGCTGCGCGTCGATGTGCTCGCGTGCGCCATCACCCTCCTTGCGCAGGCCGTCGACGAGCAGGCTGACGTTGCCGACGCGGAAGCCGGCGTTGGCATGCGCGTTCAGGTAGTCGCGGGATCCTCCCGTGAGGCTCACCAAGCCGCTCGGGCGATCCGGCGGCATCGGCGTCACGTAGTTCAGCACCCCGCCAATCGTCATCGGGCCGAAGGCAATCTGCGCCGAGCCCTTCACGACCTCGATCGACGCGTAACGCTCGACCGGCGGATGGTAGTAGGCGTCGGTGTCGCCGTACGGCGCGTGGCCGAGCGGAATGCCGTCTTCGAGCAGCAGGACCTTGGCGGACCGGTTCGGGTCGAGGCCGCGCAGGCCGATGCTCGGACGGAGGCCGAACCCTTCTTCGTCTTTCACGTGCACGCCCGGGGCCTTGCGCAGCACCTCGCCGAAGGTGAACGGGCGGCTCGACTCGAGGGTGTAGGTGTCGATCACGTCCACTGAGCCCGGGATCCACCGGGCGCTCTCGGTGGAGCCCACGACCTGGGTGGCGACGACGCTGATGCTCTCGGTGAGGCCGCCGGGCTGGAGCGTGATGGTGAGGGCGCGTGAGGCGATCACCTCGACGGCGCGCTCGTCGACGGCGAAGCCTGGCGATCGGACCGTGATCAGCAGGCGCGTGCGCGGCACCTCGAAACGGAAGCGCCCGCGGTCGTCGGTGAGCACGGTGCGCTCCTCACCGATCTCGGGACGGCGCAGCGTGACCTCGGCACCCTGGATGATGGCCCCGTTGGTATCGGCGACGGTCCCTTCGAGCACGAAGGGATTGGCCGCGGCGACGACCGGGTTGGCGGCGACGGGAGCGGGGAGGCCGGCGAACGTGCCGAGCAGGAGGGCGGCGGCGAACTGACCTTGCCACACGAAACGGAGATGAGAGGCGAGAAGTCGCGTGAGCGCCTGAGTGGGCATGGGGGCCATCCTGGAGGGCCACTGGGCAGGTGCCAGTATTGAGAATGAGATTGATTCTCATCTCTCGGCCTCGCTTACGATAAGTCGAAATACCCGACCAGTCAAGTCGGATTTAGCCCCACTCCGACAGTCGGCTTGCGACGACCGGCCGGCGGCGACCGGCCAGCACGATGGCGATCGCCGTCTTCTCCGTGATCGGTCACCTCNNNNNNNNNNNNNNNNNNNNNNNNNNNNNNNNNNNNNNNNNNNNNNNNNNNNNNNNNNNNNNNNNNNNNNNNNNNNNNNNNNNNNNNNNNNNNNNNNNNNCACCAGCCACCAGCCCGTAGCCGGCAGCCAGATTGGTGGAGCCGCACCTCCCCCGTCGGGTGACGGCCGTCACCGTTGCGGGTCGTAGCGGACGTCGACGACTTCAATCGCCTCGGTGCCGTCGGGCCGGCGCAGCGTGACGATGTCGCCCGTGCGAGCTTTGAGGAGCGCCCTCGCGAGTGGCGATCGCCAGGAGATGCGCTCGCCGCCCGAGTCGAGTTCGTCGGTGCCGACGATGGTCACCTCACGCCGGTCGCGATCCGCACGCAGGTAAGTGACCGTTGCGCCGAAGAAGACACGGTCGTCGTCCCGGCCCGCGTTGTCGACGACGACGGCGGTGTCGAGGCTCTTTCTGAGGTGCCGGACGCGGCGGTCGATCTCCCGCAGCCTGCGTTTGCCGTAGATGTAGTCGCCGTTCTCGGAGCGGTCGCCGTTGCTGGCCGCCCACGCCACCGTGGCGACGACCTCCGGCCGCTCCTCCTTCCAGAGGCGGGTCAGCTCTTCGCTCAGGCGGCGGAAGCCGCCGGGTGTCATGTAGTTCTTGAAGCCGTCGGTCATGCGCTGCGGCACCCTCGTCGTGATTGTCGCCCTGCCCCGCGCCGGAAATCCAGCGACGAGCGGCGCGCGGCGCTTCGGCGGGTCTGGCCGAGCAGGAAGCAACCGGTGGCTGCCCGCGATCGCGACAGATCGAGACGACGTTCGCCGGCGGGCGCGGCCTCGACGACGCGTCGTCGGGCCGGCGTCGAGTGGTCGTCAGCGCTGCCGATCGACGTTGGCGAAGAGCTGCTCCAGCGTCTTCGCGCCGCCGGGCAGGGCGCGCCCCACCGCCTCGCGGAGCAGCTCGCGGTCCGCGCCGGACTCGATGATGGCCTCGATGTCGGCCAGGTCCTGCGTCCGCCCGGCGATCAGCTTCATCACCACGATCGTGTCCACGGGAGCAATCGGCACACCGTCGCAGATGGCCGCGCGGCTCAGGCCGTCTTCGATCGGCCGCAACGCCTCGGTGAGCGGCACCTGGTCGATCTGGATCCCATCGAACTCCACCACGGGCACGCGCAGGGTGACGAAGCCGCCGACGTGGGTCTCGAGCGCTTCGTCTCCGACGAGGAAGTCGATGTCTTCGGTCGTCCGAGGCCGGTTGCGGTAGGCGTTGGCACCCAGGGCGCCCGCAAGCGCGTGCCGGATGCCGGCGGCCGTGAACAGCTTCGAGACCTCCCGGACCGCGCGCGCGTAGGTCGGGACCGGCCGCAGGGCGCGCTCGAGGTCGGCTTTGCGGCCAGCGTTCATGAAGCGGCTCCGTTGGATGGCGATCTGGGCCCGCATGGCGTCAGCGTAGCACGCGGCCGCGGTCAGCCGACCCGGTGGCTGCCGCAGGATGCGCCGAACCGCGCGCCCACTCGATCGCAAGAGCCGGTCTCAGCGTGAGGCCGAGTCGGCGCGGGCTGGCGGCCGCCAGTTCACCACGAGCTCGATCCGGTGGCGAGCGACCTCAGTCGCGCTCTTGACGACGAGCAGCCGTCTGCCATCGGGGGAGACGTCGTACGAGCGGCCGGGCGTGTCGACGAAGTCGGTCTCGAAGCGCAGCCGGGGCGTGTCCCACTGCAGGTCGGGCTGCGTGCGCACCCTGACCGACATCCAGCGGTTCCCGTTCCGGTAGAAGAGATCGCCGCAGGGGCACCACACCGGCTCGCCTCCGCCGTCGGTGGAGATCTGCCGCGCGATCCCGCCGTCGGGGAACGACCGCACGAAGACCTCCACCTGGCCCGTCTCGACCGAGGTGTAGGCGACGAAGCGGCCGTCGGGCGAGAAGCTCGGCATGTGGCCCGCGAAGGTGAGCTCCGTCGCCCGCGCCGTGGCGCCCTCGGCACCGGCGAACGACACGGTCGCGTCGCCGCCACCGAGCGTGCTGAGGGCCAGCACCCTGCCATCGGGCGACCACGAGTACGCGCCGAGCGGGCGAGCGGCGCGGCCGGCGATTTCCCTCGGCGGGCCACCCCCGTCGTCGCGCAGGGACAGCACGCGAGAGTCAGCGCTCTCGTTCGGCCACGCGCGAACCGCAAGCGTCTGGCCGTCCGGGCCCCAGACGGGCCAGCCGCCGCTCTCGCCCACGACCAACCGCCGGCCCTCGCGCCGGGTGAAATCGTAGATCCAGACGTAGTCGGTCACGTCGCCGACGTGCACGGCCATCCGTCGACCATCGTCCGAGAGGTCGAGCGCCCCATATGTGGTGGCTGGAGCATTCAGGTACTCGGTGTCGCCCCGTTCGTTCACCCACGCGAGGCGGCCCCGGGCCAGTTCGCCGGCGGCGACGTACGCGATGATCTCGCTCGAGACCGCGACATGGACCTGCTGGAAGAGCGCATCCATCGCCACGCCAGCCGCGACCGGTCGCGACTCGCCTTCGGTGACGCCCCGATCGGGGTCGAAGGCGATCGTGTGCAGCGTGGCGGCCCTGGCGAAGACCAGCGTGCGTTCGCCCACGAACCTGGCATCGTACGCGGATGGGATGACGACCCTGGCTGGGCCGCCGGCGAGCGGGACGATCGAGACGCTCGCGTAGTCGCCGCTGATGCTGCGCATGCGATCGGTCCGCAGCGCCCACCGGCCATCGAGCGACACGTCGCTGAACCGCGTGAAACTCGAGTCGGGCTGATCGACTCTCTCGGGGCGGCCACCTGTGCCGGCAATGCGCCACAGGCCCAGGCCGTAGTCGGTGCTGAAGTAGATCGTGTCGTCGCGCGTCCATCTGGCGCGCACGGGCGTCTGCGCCTCGCAGACCGTCACGGGCACGCCACCGCCGAGTGCGACCTTCTTGACGTGGGTATCGGTGAGAAACCCGAGCCAGCGGCCGTCGTGGGAGAAGAACGGGGAGATGGCGCCTTCGGTCCCTGCCACGGGCATCACCGCCGCGTCCGACAGATCGCGGAGATAGAGCAGCGTCCCCGTGGCGGCCTGGCCCACATACGCCAGCACACGTCCGTCAGGCGACAGGGCGAGTGCCGTGCTGTCGAACCCAGCGCGCGGGATCCGCGTGCCGAGCGCGAGCGGCGCTGTCTCCGGCAGGTCGATGGTCGCGCG is a genomic window containing:
- a CDS encoding TonB-dependent receptor, whose product is MPTQALTRLLASHLRFVWQGQFAAALLLGTFAGLPAPVAANPVVAAANPFVLEGTVADTNGAIIQGAEVTLRRPEIGEERTVLTDDRGRFRFEVPRTRLLITVRSPGFAVDERAVEVIASRALTITLQPGGLTESISVVATQVVGSTESARWIPGSVDVIDTYTLESSRPFTFGEVLRKAPGVHVKDEEGFGLRPSIGLRGLDPNRSAKVLLLEDGIPLGHAPYGDTDAYYHPPVERYASIEVVKGSAQIAFGPMTIGGVLNYVTPMPPDRPSGLVSLTGGSRDYLNAHANAGFRVGNVSLLVDGLRKEGDGAREHIDAQLHDANVKAVVDAGSGRLLTLKANYYRERSQVTYSGLTTAEYQATPRGNPFLNDRFIGDRTGLSASWVQAVSGNVLFSAAVYGSTFSRDWWRQSSNSDQRPNDRNDPACGGMANLSTTCGNEGRLRDYTAWGVDPRVRVASRWLGAQHETDLGVRAHWETQERIQKNGPLPTSRDGVVVEDNGRTNSAYSTYVQHRVLAGRWAVTPGLRLEHVNIERTNRLPTAGPVSGDTSVTVAIPGIGVSFSPASSTTVFGGIHRGFAPPRPADIISSTGGVLELEPELSWNYEVGARARVAPGVRVAGTIFRLAYDNQIVPANLSGGVGSTLTSAGRTLHQGIETQGRIDFGTWRRSAHNVYLSTTYTFMRDAEYRGNRFSAVSGFSSVRITGNRLPYSPRHTLSAGAGYAHPRGLDVLIEAVHLGEQFGDDLNTIAPTPNGQRGLLPAQTTWNANAAWHFTGAPRLTVFLAVKNLADATHIVDRRRGVLVGMPRLAHAGATVRF
- the greB gene encoding transcription elongation factor GreB, which encodes MTDGFKNYMTPGGFRRLSEELTRLWKEERPEVVATVAWAASNGDRSENGDYIYGKRRLREIDRRVRHLRKSLDTAVVVDNAGRDDDRVFFGATVTYLRADRDRREVTIVGTDELDSGGERISWRSPLARALLKARTGDIVTLRRPDGTEAIEVVDVRYDPQR
- a CDS encoding protein kinase, giving the protein MLGETLGPYRILGKLGEGGMGEVFRATDTNLKRSVALKVLPAAVAGDADRLARFRREAEVLAALNHPNIAAIYGLEKTPDLTALVMELVEGDDLAERLERGAIPLDEALPIARQIAEALEAAHEQGIVHRDLKPANVKVRPDGTVKVLDFGLAKAMTPEGAIATADPTTSPTLTAHSTHLGMILGTAAYMAPEQARGKPVDRRADIWAFGVVLYEMLTGTRAFAGEELSDVLAAVLRQEFDWSALPAGTPHALRRLLVRCLERDPKRRLRDIGEARIAIEELLHDPRPVATVAAAPVAPALKVRPTRFPTPLVLGLTGAASCGAIVAWLFLTPPTAAPGAARVSHDGLVRATIDLPETAPLALGTRIPRAGFDSTALALSPDGRVLAYVGQAATGTLLYLRDLSDAAVMPVAGTEGAISPFFSHDGRWLGFLTDTHVKKVALGGGVPVTVCEAQTPVRARWTRDDTIYFSTDYGLGLWRIAGTGGRPERVDQPDSSFTRFSDVSLDGRWALRTDRMRSISGDYASVSIVPLAGGPARVVIPSAYDARFVGERTLVFARAATLHTIAFDPDRGVTEGESRPVAAGVAMDALFQQVHVAVSSEIIAYVAAGELARGRLAWVNERGDTEYLNAPATTYGALDLSDDGRRMAVHVGDVTDYVWIYDFTRREGRRLVVGESGGWPVWGPDGQTLAVRAWPNESADSRVLSLRDDGGGPPREIAGRAARPLGAYSWSPDGRVLALSTLGGGDATVSFAGAEGATARATELTFAGHMPSFSPDGRFVAYTSVETGQVEVFVRSFPDGGIARQISTDGGGEPVWCPCGDLFYRNGNRWMSVRVRTQPDLQWDTPRLRFETDFVDTPGRSYDVSPDGRRLLVVKSATEVARHRIELVVNWRPPARADSASR